One Methanolobus sp. WCC4 DNA segment encodes these proteins:
- a CDS encoding DNA double-strand break repair nuclease NurA, whose translation MTLEPVHIKEIHEMVDRIDVCFKKDDNDADDTERISNILDRLRKLEYDGKVVLRSIGPVTRGKASIERMLRSEDPFPLTYSCDSGSTTAKTFDNGLYVDLCHCAIASTPSDLDIHDKRTIVAAAYTSSDKVYLNTSSDWEAFDNGSGRKKIIRIQPGLLKKKVTDILHDVALYLSESEHILWMLDRLGDEGFFIMDGPIYPKRVMYWMVVDSGDVNIRIDPNSKRIIQNYIDIMDHHMEKEKPLVGFVKNPEDMQIMLALKKQDSGLDIPWLVDAQFFKNALSLERTGMGRKEADRYITYTNWFAQPNQFYEKMLKSTSPLVADLATGKFDAEDYALSFFVAFVPKLNTIFKIESPYGLVKNDDMRNMITRKVLYDLAMNGIPKTLSKADTIAKIPVSERRHIIDRFRNSRIDTNYNDTRWDERDER comes from the coding sequence ATGACCCTTGAACCGGTTCACATCAAAGAGATACATGAGATGGTCGACCGCATCGATGTCTGCTTCAAAAAGGATGACAATGATGCCGATGACACTGAAAGGATATCGAATATCCTTGACCGTCTCAGGAAACTTGAATACGATGGGAAGGTCGTCCTGAGATCGATCGGACCGGTAACTCGTGGGAAAGCAAGTATCGAGAGAATGCTGCGTTCAGAGGACCCGTTCCCGCTGACATATTCATGTGATAGTGGCAGTACCACTGCAAAGACATTCGATAACGGGCTGTATGTGGACCTCTGCCATTGTGCAATCGCAAGCACCCCTTCTGACCTTGATATACATGATAAGAGGACCATAGTTGCAGCAGCATACACTTCCAGTGATAAAGTGTATCTCAATACCAGCAGTGACTGGGAAGCATTCGATAACGGTTCAGGCAGGAAGAAGATAATCCGTATACAGCCGGGTCTGCTGAAAAAGAAGGTCACAGATATCCTTCATGACGTAGCACTCTATCTCAGTGAGTCAGAGCATATACTCTGGATGCTTGACCGACTGGGAGATGAGGGTTTCTTCATTATGGATGGTCCCATCTATCCTAAAAGGGTCATGTACTGGATGGTAGTGGATTCGGGGGACGTTAACATACGTATAGATCCAAACAGTAAGAGGATAATCCAGAACTATATCGACATAATGGACCATCATATGGAAAAGGAGAAGCCACTGGTTGGTTTTGTCAAGAACCCCGAGGATATGCAGATAATGCTGGCACTCAAAAAACAGGATTCAGGACTTGACATACCCTGGCTCGTGGATGCCCAGTTCTTCAAGAATGCCCTGTCACTTGAAAGAACAGGGATGGGAAGAAAGGAAGCTGACAGGTATATAACCTACACCAACTGGTTCGCCCAGCCCAACCAGTTCTATGAGAAGATGCTCAAGTCGACCTCCCCGCTGGTGGCTGACCTTGCAACCGGGAAGTTCGATGCAGAGGACTATGCCCTCAGTTTCTTCGTGGCATTCGTCCCGAAGCTCAATACCATCTTCAAGATCGAATCTCCCTATGGACTGGTGAAGAACGACGACATGAGGAACATGATAACCAGAAAGGTGCTCTACGATCTGGCAATGAACGGCATACCAAAGACCCTGTCTA